One window from the genome of Rhodopseudomonas sp. P2A-2r encodes:
- a CDS encoding restriction endonuclease subunit M produces the protein MSKADAAKKNMFCQFSDLHNEAAVESFLITPLVKKLGYKDSQIKLKKDIPTTKIALGSKSVKYRPDYLLSFDGKPRIVIDAKSPHESLTSWIQQISSYAITLNQQFEGENPVRYMVLSNGKNTLVFDWTEGKPLIDAHFLELQLDHPKFKRMQALLAPKATAESVVPAQHMHRFERKSIEDVNAIFARCHQHIYNSDNMSQAAGFTEFVKLVFLKLLSDRRVRDESGDLIWQEHFDVPATEVNFSTRWIKEREIDTPNPVDTIQFQKLIVEIEGEINKGKRKRIFDVDDKLRLNPETIRYVVSKLEGVFLFGIDVDLNGRLFETFLSATMRGKDLGQFFTPRSVVKLGTNLASLRVDKTHIDRVLDGCCGTGGFLIDALADMWTKIDNNSTFSADERKDLRSAVATKALYGVDVGRDPNQARLARMNMYLHGDGGTSIFEADFLDKDLKTDDISEIETKGYVDQLRELLDSAEDGVFDVVLTNPPFAKQYERTNKIQQAVLDRYDIAEGKQKVKSSLLFFERYHDVLKVGGRFVSVIDDGLLSGRDYRGFRDFLRDRFLIRAIVSLPGDAFQRSQARVKTSFVVLEKRKIADGAQVQVQVQEQPPVFMYACRYVGIDDPKRQRVLPIDRKNRDAANKEISDVTALFNAFLEGNAAACAKFVVSADKIAERLDVKSCFAKSGRMISTWAKKGVVTTTIGDLLSEHAFSEEDTVVPEESAEEVTYLVVGYDGTARLGETVMASDYKGSRLFRVKANQIVVSHINAVHGSIGYVSDDLDGCVITSEYTALDSRGVLHPKVICAMLRSPEIRAEFLIKASGVGRTRIDWSAMKDVVVPKPGAALAKDLLKKMEAAEKMKRDAAHLQSEVRFQLEDSFELASDEAVATLQRYKPPK, from the coding sequence AAGCTGAAAAAGGACATCCCTACAACTAAGATTGCGCTGGGATCGAAGTCCGTTAAGTATCGGCCTGACTACCTGCTTTCCTTTGATGGCAAACCACGAATTGTCATTGATGCTAAATCGCCGCACGAAAGCCTCACGAGCTGGATTCAGCAGATTTCCTCTTATGCCATTACGCTCAATCAGCAATTTGAGGGCGAAAATCCTGTCCGATACATGGTGCTTTCTAACGGCAAGAACACGTTGGTGTTCGACTGGACGGAGGGCAAGCCCCTTATAGACGCGCACTTTCTTGAACTCCAGCTCGACCATCCAAAGTTCAAGAGAATGCAAGCTCTTCTCGCGCCCAAGGCCACAGCAGAATCCGTTGTTCCCGCTCAGCACATGCATCGTTTCGAGCGCAAGTCCATTGAAGACGTGAATGCAATCTTCGCGCGCTGCCATCAGCATATTTATAACAGCGACAACATGAGCCAAGCTGCGGGCTTCACAGAATTCGTGAAGCTTGTTTTCCTCAAGCTGCTTTCGGATCGCCGGGTTCGTGACGAGTCTGGCGACCTAATTTGGCAAGAGCATTTCGATGTGCCTGCCACTGAAGTAAATTTCTCTACTCGCTGGATTAAGGAGCGCGAGATAGATACGCCAAATCCAGTTGATACGATTCAGTTTCAAAAACTGATTGTAGAAATTGAAGGTGAGATCAATAAAGGTAAGAGGAAGCGCATCTTCGACGTAGATGATAAACTTCGACTGAATCCAGAGACCATCCGCTACGTTGTCTCCAAGCTTGAGGGAGTCTTCTTATTCGGCATTGATGTCGACTTAAACGGAAGATTATTCGAGACGTTCCTATCGGCGACGATGCGCGGAAAGGACTTAGGTCAATTCTTCACGCCGCGAAGTGTTGTTAAGCTCGGAACTAATCTTGCGAGTTTGCGAGTGGATAAAACGCATATCGATCGCGTTTTGGACGGCTGTTGCGGTACAGGTGGATTTTTGATCGATGCCCTTGCTGATATGTGGACAAAAATTGACAACAACTCCACTTTTTCAGCGGACGAACGAAAGGACCTTAGAAGTGCTGTAGCAACTAAGGCTCTCTATGGCGTTGACGTTGGCCGCGATCCCAACCAGGCTCGCCTGGCCCGAATGAATATGTATTTGCACGGAGATGGAGGCACTTCAATTTTTGAGGCGGATTTCTTAGACAAGGATCTGAAAACTGACGATATCAGTGAGATCGAGACTAAGGGGTACGTTGATCAGCTCCGAGAGCTTCTCGACAGCGCCGAAGATGGCGTTTTTGACGTTGTCCTGACGAATCCACCGTTTGCCAAGCAGTACGAACGCACTAACAAGATTCAGCAGGCGGTACTTGACCGGTACGACATCGCGGAGGGTAAGCAAAAGGTCAAGTCGAGTCTGCTATTTTTTGAACGCTATCATGATGTTCTCAAGGTCGGCGGGCGATTTGTTTCTGTAATTGATGACGGTCTGCTGAGTGGTCGGGACTATCGAGGATTTCGAGATTTCCTACGTGATCGTTTTCTCATTCGCGCCATCGTATCGTTGCCCGGTGACGCGTTTCAGAGATCGCAAGCCAGAGTAAAGACGTCATTCGTCGTGCTTGAGAAACGCAAAATAGCCGACGGTGCGCAAGTTCAAGTTCAAGTGCAAGAGCAGCCGCCCGTCTTTATGTATGCCTGCCGGTACGTTGGAATTGACGATCCAAAAAGGCAGCGTGTGCTCCCGATTGACCGAAAGAACAGAGATGCGGCCAACAAAGAGATTTCCGACGTCACTGCTCTTTTCAACGCCTTCCTAGAGGGTAACGCGGCGGCGTGCGCAAAATTTGTGGTGTCCGCTGACAAAATAGCAGAGCGCCTAGATGTAAAGTCTTGCTTCGCAAAAAGTGGCCGGATGATTTCTACATGGGCAAAGAAGGGGGTCGTAACGACAACGATCGGCGATCTACTCAGTGAACATGCGTTCTCGGAGGAGGATACCGTAGTACCCGAGGAATCCGCAGAAGAAGTGACTTATCTCGTGGTGGGCTATGACGGTACGGCTCGGCTAGGAGAGACCGTGATGGCGAGCGACTATAAGGGGAGCCGCCTTTTCCGTGTAAAAGCGAACCAAATTGTAGTTAGTCACATCAATGCCGTTCATGGATCAATTGGATATGTTTCAGACGACTTGGATGGCTGTGTTATTACGAGTGAATATACAGCGCTAGATTCTCGCGGGGTGCTCCATCCAAAAGTGATTTGCGCAATGCTGAGATCCCCTGAGATAAGGGCTGAGTTTTTGATCAAGGCCAGCGGAGTAGGTCGAACAAGGATAGACTGGTCTGCAATGAAGGATGTCGTTGTGCCTAAGCCGGGTGCTGCGCTGGCAAAAGACCTTTTGAAAAAGATGGAGGCTGCCGAGAAAATGAAAAGGGACGCCGCACATCTTCAGTCGGAGGTGAGGTTTCAGCTTGAAGACAGTTTTGAGCTAGCAAGTGACGAAGCTGTTGCCACCCTTCAGAGGTACAAGCCTCCGAAATAA